The Balneolaceae bacterium genomic sequence CGGAAGCGGCCATCAGTATTTTCCCTGGATCCACATGCACGACCTGTGCAGGGGACTGCTCTATCCGGCTACCGACCCCGATTTTGAAGGACCCTACAACCTGAGTTCACCCGAGCCGGTGACCATGAGGGAGTTTGCGTCGGTGCTGGGTGAGGTCATACGGCGCCCCTCCCTGTTCCGCGTGCCGGAGTTCGCGCTGCGCCTGGCGCTGGGCGAGGCCGCCGAGCCCATTCTTGGGAGCCACCGCGTGAAGCCCCAAAAGCTGCAGCAGGCGGGCTTCCGTTTTCACTATGAATCTCTCCGCGAAGCGCTGGCCGACATCCTCTGACTCCCCGACTCCGGACTTTCCGACTTATTAGACTTTTCGACTTTCCAGACTTTAAGACTTTCCGACTTTAAGACTTTCCGACTTTACGGCGACATCAGTCGCCGTAAAGCGTCCAACAACGCAGCCCTTCACGCGTCCGGGCGATGAGCTCCACATAGCCGTCCCCGTTCAGGTCCTCAAGCACGGGGAATTCCATGCCCGCAGTCGGAAGACTTATGCGTTCCCCGGTCACCGTATCCCAGGCGTAGAGCCTGCCGAAATTGGCCAGGGCCACGATATCGGGCCGGCCGTCGCCGTTGACGTCCGCCAGGGTGGGCGAGGTGTCCTGTGAGATGGGCTGGCCCATACTTCCGGTGAAGAGAAGTTCGCCTCCGAGTCCCAGCAGGAAGACCGATCCATTGGAGCTGGAGGTCAGGATCACCGGGCGGGTAACAGGATCCTCTTCAGGGTTGGGTCGAACGGTAAGGGTGTGTACCGCCGGGGTGCCGCTGAGGCTGCTGTTGGAAACGTAAACGGCCTGCGGGGTCTGACCGGAGACTCCGAAATCGTTATACACGTCCAGGGAGTCTTGGAAAAAGGGACCTGGTCCCATGGCGTAGAGATAACCGTCGGCGCCTCCGCCCAGGATATGATTTTCGTGGAGCACGGGGGAAGATGTCAGGGAGGCGTTGATGAATTTGGGATAACCCTCGCGCGGGCTGCCGTCGGCATTCCAGGCGTGTACGGTGTTCTCGGAGAAAGCCGCTACAGTCTGCTCCCCGTCGATTTCCGCCACAAGAGGCGTTCGGGTCATGCTGGTGTTGGTGGAAACCGGCCAGCCCTGGATGTTGTTGCCCCGGCCGTCCAGGGCGTGCAGACGGCGGTCGGCCGTACCCACAATGGCCTCCGGCTGTCCGTCGCGGTTCACGTCGCCCACCATCAGCGGGGTGGTGACCTGTTCGTCAAGCTGCATGGGAAACTGCGGAAGGGGGCTTCCGGTATCGTTCCAGCCGTAGATTTTGTTGCCGGCTGCCAACAGAATTACGTTCTGCCCGGTACCGTACCAGTCGTAGACCACCGGCGCCCCTACGGGCGTGTCCGAGCCGGTGTTGACGCGAAGCACCTCCGTACCGTCGGATGCGGCCAGTGCCATGACACTTCCGCTCCGCGTCGCGACGATCACCTCGCTGCGGGGACTCCCCCCTAAGTCGGCCAGCACAGGGCGCCCGCTCAGGTCCGGTCCGATGTCGGGTTTAATCCAGTTTTCCTCGTAGGGTGAGGTGCGTTGCTGCGTACGGAAGGTTTCCACCTTCAGGTCCAGCTTGTTGCCGTCGTCCGCGCGCCGGGCGCTCAGGGCAAGCAGATCGAACTGGTCAGTAAGGACGTCTATATAGGTATCGGGGGCGAGGTAGGAGGAGATGAAGGACGAAAAGTCGGGACCCGTCACCACCAGGCCGCTCACCTCGTCGGGGAGACCTTCCCGTATGGAGGTATAGTTGGCGTCGTAGTACATCACGCGCCTCCGGTCGCGGTCGGAGGCCACCACTTCGGTAAGTCCCCTGCGCTTGGAAATTACGGCCGCCTCCCCAGTGATGTTCAGGTAGTATTCGTCGTAGGAGCCGAGTCCGGAACCGATCAGACCGGAGAGTAGGCGCCCGGAGGCCAGCCATACTCCGTCCCGCAGTTCGATGACTCCCTTGTCGCGCAGTCTCTGCAGCTGCTGTCGGAACTGGCCGGGATTGGCGAGACGCCTAAGAAAGAGATGTTCGCCCACCGATTCATAGCCCGACTCGGCATACATGACCATGGCGAATTCCGGCGACATGCTCTGGGCCAGCAGGGGATAGAGGCCGGGATCGGTCACCAGGGCGGAATCCAGCGGTGTGGGGTCAGAGAGCGTGTCGGGAGGCGAGGAGGGCGGCTCCAGGCGGAAAATACCGAAGGCGGCCGCGTCGGAGGAGATGTAGCGGTCCAGCAGCAGAGGGCGGTTCTCTGTGGACAGGGCGGAGACCAGCTCGCTGCGGCCGCCTCCCCCGGTCAGGTCCATGGAAGCCGAAAAGCGAAGCATCAGGTTGTCGCCCGCCGCGGCGGTATCCATGCGCATGACCATGGGGGCCGAACCTCGGAAACTGCCCAGCAGGGAGGGGCGGTACATAATGCGGGCCACTTGCTCCGCCCAGCGTCCCAGGCTGGGCGTATTAAGCACAAAGGAGCCCGGGGGAGCGGAGAGCGCGCGCAGGTCCAGCGCATCCTGCTCGCCGCGGTAGGTGCGCAGCATGTTTTCCAGCGCCAGGCTCGACTCCGATAGCAGCAGGGAGCCGCGGTGGATGGCCGCGAAAATCACCCGCTCGCTGACGTGCAGGCGGTGGATGCGCACCCCGTGGAAGGTATATTCGTTCTGGGTGAAATCACGGTAGAAATGTTCGCGGAAGGCGTCGGGGAGTCCCCCGGGCGCCTCGGCCACCCAGACCGGCTGCAGGGCGTTGCCGGTGCCGGGATAGAGCAGCACGGCGCGCAGCGCGGGGTCGCTTCCGGACAGGCGGGCGACTTCGCCCACCAGGTTGATGGCGGATCCGGTCACGTCGTCCAGGAAGGGGATGTAGGGCGCCTCCAGGGCCGACTGCAGGGTGGCGTCCTGTGCAGGCATGAGCACAAAAGGCGTCTTGGCCGGCACGGCCTGGTCCCACTCCCTCCCGCCGGAGCAGGAAGCAAGCAGGAAACTCATCAGCAGCAATGCAGCGAAACGTGCCGGTTGTAAGGGGCGGACCATGGGTGCGTTTAGAATTTCCTCGTAATAATGTTAATTACAAGCTGTTTATTTTATAGCTTATGAGACGACATTCAAAGAGCCTTCCGGAAGCCGGCCGCCGGCGGGGCTTAAAGTAATGAATTTCGAGTAAATGAATTTCCTCAACCCGCTCTTTCTGCTGGGACTCCTGGCGGTGGCTGTGCCCGTGGTGATACACCTGATCAATATCCACCGCCCGCGGACCGTAGCATTCTCCACGCTTGCCTTTTTTCGTGAGCTCCAAAAGAGCACCTTGCGGCGCATCCGCATTAAGAGGTACCTGCTGATGGCGTTGCGGGCGGCCGCCGTGCTGCTGCTGGCCCTGGCTCTTGCCCGCCCCTTTCTACCTCCTACGCTCAGCAGCACTTCAGGTTCCGGCGAGGCGCGCATACGGGTGCTGCTGGTGGACAACAGTCCCAGCATGAGCCGCGTGGGTCCTTCGGGTCCCCTGATCGATCGCGCCCGTGAGGTGGCCGGGATGATCCTCGACCGTGCCGGTGCCGGCGACCAGTTTATGGTGGCCACCACCAACGGGGAGGGACGTGCAGGCACCCTGGTGAACGCCTCCCGCGCCCGGGAACTCGTCAACGAAATCGAGCCGGTGCCCCGGGGCAACTACCTGCCGCAGGTGCTGGAAGGCATCGCGGCGAGCCTGGAAGAGTCCACAGCCACCGGGGTGGTTCTCTACCTGATCAGCGACGGTCAGGCCTCCCAGTTTGCCGGCAGCGGGGAGGTCGAACTGGGCGACCACGCCTCCGATCACATGGTGATACAACCCGTACTGCTGGACGAGGCCGACCAGCAGAACGTCTCCATCGCCTCGGTGGAGCTCGGGGGACAGATGGTCAACCAGGGCTCGCCCGTGGAGCTGCTGGTGGACGTGCGCAACGAGGGCGATCAACCCGTGACCAACCAGTACCTGTCGCTGGAATCGGGCGGGGAGATCCGCGGGGAGTACGAATTCGGCCTGCAGCCCGGGGAAGACCGCACCTTCAGCTTTGACTACATACCCGGGCAGACCGGCGACAACACCGGTCGGGTCATGCTGGAAGGTGATGAACTGGCCTACGACAACGTGCGCCATTTTGTGGTGCGCGTGCCCGAGTCGCGTTCGGTCACCGTACTACGCCGCGAGGGAGAGGGCGAAAGCTCCTTTCAGTCCTACCTGCGTCCCGCCCTGGAAGCGGCGCAGCTCACCGACATGCAGCTGGAGGTACAGCTTAACACCTTTGCGGAGGCCGAGCCCGCCGACTGGGAGACGTCGGGCGTGCTGGTGCTCGACGGACCGCAGCACGTGCCCGAATACTGGTTCGACGCGCTGCAGCGCTACGTACAGGAGGGCGGGGGACTTCTCTTCTTCCCTTCCGAGCAGGGCGACGTGACGAACTACAACGCCTTCTTTGAACTCTTCAACGGGGGAAGCTACGACGACGTGAGCGGAACCTATGCCTCCTTCGAGTCCGTGGCGCAGATGGCCGGCCTGGTACAGGGGCACCCGGTGCTGGACGACCTTTTTGAAACGGAGGAAGGGGAGGACATCCGCCTGGATATGCCGCAAATCTACTACCACTACCAATACGACGAGCCCTCCAACACCGGTTCCTACGTGCTCCTGGAGACGGAGGACGGCGACCCGCTCTTCACCGAGCAGCGTTTTGGGGAGGGCACCGTGCTCATCTCCGCCATAGGCTCCGACCCGGGATGGAGCAATTTCCCGGTCAGCCCTCTCTATGCCCCCTTTTACTACCGCAGCCTGCTCTACGCGGCCTCCGGAGAGCAGGGAGGCATCGTGCAGCACACCCTGGGCCGCCCCTTCGACCGGCAGACCGACCTCACGGGCAGCATGGCGACCCTTTCCCTCAACGACCGGGAGGCGCGTCCGCAGGTGAGCAACCGGCCCGAGGGCATGCGCCTTCAGTATGCGGGCCGCGAATGGGAACCCGGCATCCTCGAAATAGCCGCGGGGGAGCAGACTCACCGGGTGGCGGTAAATCTGGACATAATGGAATCACGTTTCGCTACGTTAGGAGAACAGCAGCTGCGGTCCTACTACGGAGAGCAGGCGGCTGTTTCCGGCGTCATATCAGCCGAGGAGCTCAGCGCCGATCAGCTTGACGCGCAGCTCCGGTCGGCCGGTTTTGGCCGCGAAATCTGGAACTGGTTTGTGTGGGCCGCACTTTTGCTGTTACTTACTGAATCTCTGGTCTCACGCCTCTACCGGGCGGAAACCCTCTCATGATCGACACCGAATTCAATATCACTCTCTGGGTCCTATTGGGCATTTTCACCGCGGGATCGGCGGTGCTGGCCGTCGACACCGGCGTGAAGGTGATCCGACTGCGCAACATCCGGATGAGCTGGAGGGCCGGCAAACTGAAGGGCTATCCCCTCTTTTCCACCCTCTTCCTGGGACTCACCCTCCTGCTGATGGGTGTGGCCCTCTACCGCGGGCAGAGCAACGAAATCCTTCTGGCCGGTTCCTATATGCTGCTCGGACTGAGCTGGTTTGTGACGAGTTACCTGGCCTCCAAACGATTCATCACCGACCACGGCATCGTCAAGAACATCAACGAGCTGGTGCAGACGGTGGCCTGGCACCAGGTGCGCGACATAGTGGAGAAGGAGCTGGACGGGGCCACCCGCTTTGTGTTCATCTACGTCAACGACGAA encodes the following:
- a CDS encoding PQQ-binding-like beta-propeller repeat protein, with product MSFLLASCSGGREWDQAVPAKTPFVLMPAQDATLQSALEAPYIPFLDDVTGSAINLVGEVARLSGSDPALRAVLLYPGTGNALQPVWVAEAPGGLPDAFREHFYRDFTQNEYTFHGVRIHRLHVSERVIFAAIHRGSLLLSESSLALENMLRTYRGEQDALDLRALSAPPGSFVLNTPSLGRWAEQVARIMYRPSLLGSFRGSAPMVMRMDTAAAGDNLMLRFSASMDLTGGGGRSELVSALSTENRPLLLDRYISSDAAAFGIFRLEPPSSPPDTLSDPTPLDSALVTDPGLYPLLAQSMSPEFAMVMYAESGYESVGEHLFLRRLANPGQFRQQLQRLRDKGVIELRDGVWLASGRLLSGLIGSGLGSYDEYYLNITGEAAVISKRRGLTEVVASDRDRRRVMYYDANYTSIREGLPDEVSGLVVTGPDFSSFISSYLAPDTYIDVLTDQFDLLALSARRADDGNKLDLKVETFRTQQRTSPYEENWIKPDIGPDLSGRPVLADLGGSPRSEVIVATRSGSVMALAASDGTEVLRVNTGSDTPVGAPVVYDWYGTGQNVILLAAGNKIYGWNDTGSPLPQFPMQLDEQVTTPLMVGDVNRDGQPEAIVGTADRRLHALDGRGNNIQGWPVSTNTSMTRTPLVAEIDGEQTVAAFSENTVHAWNADGSPREGYPKFINASLTSSPVLHENHILGGGADGYLYAMGPGPFFQDSLDVYNDFGVSGQTPQAVYVSNSSLSGTPAVHTLTVRPNPEEDPVTRPVILTSSSNGSVFLLGLGGELLFTGSMGQPISQDTSPTLADVNGDGRPDIVALANFGRLYAWDTVTGERISLPTAGMEFPVLEDLNGDGYVELIARTREGLRCWTLYGD
- a CDS encoding BatA domain-containing protein, whose amino-acid sequence is MNFLNPLFLLGLLAVAVPVVIHLINIHRPRTVAFSTLAFFRELQKSTLRRIRIKRYLLMALRAAAVLLLALALARPFLPPTLSSTSGSGEARIRVLLVDNSPSMSRVGPSGPLIDRAREVAGMILDRAGAGDQFMVATTNGEGRAGTLVNASRARELVNEIEPVPRGNYLPQVLEGIAASLEESTATGVVLYLISDGQASQFAGSGEVELGDHASDHMVIQPVLLDEADQQNVSIASVELGGQMVNQGSPVELLVDVRNEGDQPVTNQYLSLESGGEIRGEYEFGLQPGEDRTFSFDYIPGQTGDNTGRVMLEGDELAYDNVRHFVVRVPESRSVTVLRREGEGESSFQSYLRPALEAAQLTDMQLEVQLNTFAEAEPADWETSGVLVLDGPQHVPEYWFDALQRYVQEGGGLLFFPSEQGDVTNYNAFFELFNGGSYDDVSGTYASFESVAQMAGLVQGHPVLDDLFETEEGEDIRLDMPQIYYHYQYDEPSNTGSYVLLETEDGDPLFTEQRFGEGTVLISAIGSDPGWSNFPVSPLYAPFYYRSLLYAASGEQGGIVQHTLGRPFDRQTDLTGSMATLSLNDREARPQVSNRPEGMRLQYAGREWEPGILEIAAGEQTHRVAVNLDIMESRFATLGEQQLRSYYGEQAAVSGVISAEELSADQLDAQLRSAGFGREIWNWFVWAALLLLLTESLVSRLYRAETLS